One genomic region from Jiangella sp. DSM 45060 encodes:
- a CDS encoding APC family permease, with translation MTPPPESRLVRRLGTGDAVAVGLAAMIGTGVFVAWQPAADAAGAWLLAGLAVAAFVAFCNATSTAQLAAVHPEAGGAYHYGRLRLGDAWGALAGYAFVLGKSASCATAALAVGAYLWPSQDVLVALAAVVAVTAVNLAGVTRTARVGAVLVAVVVAVLAAVVVTGLGGAGVAPDWSSGPSGGVLGVLGSAAVLFYAFAGYARITTLGEEVRDPAAIPRAVVVSLTATLVLYAAVGLTVLLVLGAHGTAESARPLRAVAAAAGASWLEPVVAAGAAVAALGALLSLQAGVGRTAFAMASAGDLPARLAAVHARRRVPHVAELASAVVTVLFVLVGDLATTLAASAFAVLVYYAVANTAAWRLGPDERRWPRWLSAAGLASCVLLAVSLPWRTVVAGAAGLAVVMAVRALLRRRARP, from the coding sequence GTGACCCCACCCCCAGAGTCCCGGCTGGTCAGACGGCTCGGCACCGGCGACGCGGTCGCGGTCGGGCTGGCCGCGATGATCGGCACCGGCGTGTTCGTCGCCTGGCAGCCGGCGGCGGACGCGGCCGGCGCGTGGCTGCTGGCCGGGCTGGCGGTCGCGGCGTTCGTCGCCTTCTGCAACGCGACGTCGACCGCCCAGCTGGCCGCCGTCCATCCGGAGGCCGGCGGCGCCTACCACTACGGGCGGCTGCGGCTGGGCGACGCGTGGGGCGCGCTGGCGGGGTACGCGTTCGTGCTGGGCAAGTCGGCGTCGTGCGCGACGGCGGCGCTGGCGGTCGGCGCGTACCTGTGGCCGTCGCAGGACGTCTTGGTGGCGCTGGCCGCCGTCGTGGCCGTGACGGCGGTGAACCTGGCCGGGGTGACGCGGACGGCGCGGGTCGGCGCGGTGCTCGTGGCGGTGGTGGTCGCGGTGCTGGCGGCCGTCGTCGTGACGGGGCTGGGCGGCGCCGGGGTGGCGCCGGACTGGTCGTCCGGGCCTTCGGGCGGCGTCCTGGGGGTGCTCGGCTCGGCCGCCGTTCTGTTCTACGCGTTCGCCGGGTACGCGCGCATCACGACCCTGGGCGAGGAGGTCCGCGATCCGGCGGCGATCCCCCGCGCCGTCGTCGTCTCGCTGACGGCGACGCTCGTGCTCTACGCGGCGGTCGGGCTGACGGTGCTGCTGGTGCTCGGCGCGCACGGGACGGCGGAGTCGGCGCGGCCGCTGCGGGCGGTCGCGGCCGCCGCCGGGGCGTCCTGGCTCGAGCCGGTCGTGGCGGCGGGCGCGGCGGTGGCGGCGCTGGGCGCGCTGCTGTCGCTGCAGGCCGGAGTCGGACGGACGGCGTTCGCGATGGCGTCGGCCGGCGACCTCCCGGCCCGGCTCGCGGCCGTCCACGCCCGCCGTCGCGTCCCGCACGTCGCCGAGCTGGCCTCCGCCGTCGTGACGGTCCTGTTCGTGCTGGTCGGCGACCTCGCGACGACGCTCGCGGCGAGCGCGTTCGCCGTGCTGGTGTACTACGCGGTCGCCAACACGGCGGCGTGGCGGCTGGGCCCGGACGAGCGCCGGTGGCCGCGCTGGCTGTCCGCCGCCGGCCTGGCGTCGTGCGTGCTGCTCGCGGTGTCGCTGCCGTGGCGGACGGTCGTGGCGGGCGCCGCCGGGCTCGCCGTCGTCATGGCCGTCCGCGCGCTCCTGCGGCGACGTGCCCGGCCGTGA
- a CDS encoding DUF6463 family protein → MTHTARRPLVGWSLLIIAGLHVLSAPMIYPDSLRSTWEAGVVLAVEADPALIAERGVGFWYVTAGLGVGLLGGVVRSMERRGDAPPRGLGWGLLAVTVWGVALMPASGFWALLVPAVLTLRQPRPVTAGHVAAGARGRP, encoded by the coding sequence ATGACGCACACCGCGCGCCGTCCACTCGTCGGCTGGTCCCTGCTGATCATCGCCGGCCTGCACGTCCTGAGCGCCCCGATGATCTACCCCGACTCACTGCGCTCGACGTGGGAGGCCGGCGTCGTGCTGGCGGTCGAGGCCGACCCCGCCCTGATCGCCGAGCGCGGCGTCGGTTTCTGGTACGTCACGGCCGGTCTCGGCGTCGGCCTGCTCGGCGGCGTCGTGCGGTCCATGGAGCGACGGGGCGACGCGCCGCCGCGCGGGCTGGGCTGGGGGCTGCTGGCGGTGACCGTGTGGGGCGTCGCGCTCATGCCGGCCTCGGGGTTCTGGGCGCTCCTCGTCCCGGCCGTCCTGACGTTGCGGCAGCCGCGGCCGGTCACGGCCGGGCACGTCGCCGCAGGAGCGCGCGGACGGCCATGA